In the genome of Microcoleus vaginatus PCC 9802, the window TGCGGAGCAGCATCAGCATTTCTTGGCCCAAACCCAGGGCCGGCGCGGGCAGCAGTACCGAGTACCCGTCGGCGATGGCGCGGTGGATGCGATCGGCTAACTGATTTTCCAGTTGTCGGCGGTGAGGGTGGCGCGCCGTGCCGTAACTGCCTTCCAAAATTAACACATCCGGCTTCATGCCCCTGAGTTCTCCGAGGGGCAAACCTTCCACCAAACGAGAATTGGACAGGAAAAAGTCGCCGGTGTAAACCACGGTGTAGGTGCGGTGCGGGGCGGCATAAGTCAGCAGCACAGTCGCCGCTCCGGGCAAATGGCCCGACGGGAACAACTGCACGCTCAGTCCTGGGCGCACTTCGAGCGGCGACTGCCAGGGGAGTCCCTGACAGAACCTGGACTCTGGCTGCTGAGCCAGTTCTGGCCAGTTGAGCGGTAGCAGTCGCGCTGTCACTTCGCTGGCGTAAATTGGCAAGTGGGGGAAAGATTGATGGAGTGCTAGCAAACCTCTGGCATGGTCAGAGTGGGCGTGGGTACACACCACAAAATCTGCTGGCAGCGATCGATTTAGTGTCGCTGACAGCGGTGCAATATCCTCTACACCGCAGTCGAGTAAAATGCGGTGCGGCCCCATTCGCACTAGGAGACAGACACCTTCTTGGGCGTGGCCTGCGCCGTAAGGTAAACAATCGAGATCCATCACTGCGGTTAGCTCCCTGCTTTGCACGCAACTTGCAGTATCGCCACATTTAAAGATTGGTTGCGACTGCATTCATTCGATGAAGTTCAGTCTCGGACGCTGAAACCGGGTTTGATGAACGAAAACACTTTGTTGCCGCCCTCGCTCCCGGTAAAAAAACCCGGTTTATCAAAGTTCTGGTGCGTAAGCCCTGGAGCTAAATGTTTGCTCGAAGGCTCCGGCTCCCGTCAAAGGGAAGTAATTGCACTTAAGATTTGATGCAGCGCCAAGAAGGCGATTTTCCGAAGGCATTTGCCTGACGGGCATTCGGTCTTCCACAAAGTTCATGCTACTGGTTCTGGCATCAAAAGTTACATTTTATTGCACCATGTAAGAGTAGCGAACTCGATCTCATATTCTGAGTTTTAAACTTTTTTCCACAATTTGCGCCTGCTAAAAGCTAGTCTTTTTTATGAGAAGATTTTAATTCAGATGTGCAAAGATCTTGATAAAACTTTACAATTCTTCATTTTTTGGGTGTTGAGGGCCGTGTATTGTCCAATCTGAAAAACGGAGAACCAGCATGGGGCTAGCTAACTGCTTTTGTCCGGCCAGACAGAGACTTTATGAGTTTGCTCGGTTTCTTTGTAAAAGTTTGATACATTCTTCTAAGCAAACCTTCTGGCTATCCCGGAGAGAGTTTAAATGGCTTTTTGACCCCGCCCAAAAACGGATATAAGTTTCCGCCAGGAATCGCCAGCAGCGCAAAGTTTTAGGCTCGTGTTCAAGCTCCAGATTCATCTGTGAAGTAAATCTCAAATCGTTTGACTGAGCCAGACTCGACAGCTCGCCCAACGTCTGAGCGCGGCTCGACTGAGCTGGACTCGATGGCTCGCCCAACGTCTCGCCGAAGTCTCAAAACTCAAATCTCAAATCGGCTGACTGGCCGATAATAGGTTTGTTTACTCCCCTCCTTGACTAGGGCACAAAACGATGTCTTTTTTTGTTTTACCCCAAACATAGCCAGATAAATCCCCCGACAATGGAGGATATTTATCCTGTACAAATCCCACTAACTTGCCAGAAATAATGTCAGGTCTATGAGTCTCCAACCCGTCTATAATCTTCGGTTTTTTATCATTTGGGTATTCTTTCGGGTGGGGTTTTTGAGTTGTTTGTCAGCTAACCTGTGGCGGCTTAAACAGAGTGTAATAGCTTGGTTTTAAGTCAAACATCACATCGTAGTTCTCGAATAGTATCGTTGGAGTTGTGCTAGATTCCTGTTTTTTGACTGCCCTCAGCAAATGACTCCTGCGCTTTGCACAGATTCTAGATAACTGACTGAGCCTCGTCGTTCTGCCAATTTTAACCTAGAGATACGAGTAGTTTATAGAGTTGAGATTATTAACAAATGAAGCCGGAACTGACTTATTTAACCGGCTGGATATCGGTATTTATAGCCTTTATTAAATATTTTAAGGGAATAATAGTGCTTTAATTCATGTGGTATGGATTGGACTCCATTCACTCATTTATATCGGTCAAATAAGTAGGTAAAAATATAGCTAATGTGGGTCGAGTGTTGAACTCATAAAGTGTTTTGTATAAGATGGAGTCTTAGGTTCCACCACCAATACAAGACATAGAAGGTATTTGTTTTAGCGCAAGTCTACCTACTATTTTAGTTTTTTTAAAATAGTTTTTAAGGGGCTGCCTCTATATTCTAAAAACGGGTTTGGGATTGTTATAGAATAATTACTACTTGCGAAAGTTTTAATTGCGAGAGTGTTTAATTGTTTGGTATGTTTTAGAGAATAGTACCCGCTCGCAATTCAAGCTGGAATGAGGGGCGATCGCACAAACCGGGTTTTATCAAAAAACCTGGTTTTTAGAGATGGCATTAATGGCAAGACTTGGGAGAGTGCCGACGGCCCATAACACCTGCAATTGACACCCGCCTCAACGAGCTAAGGTGTTCGACGACAAATATTCTGTTGGAAAAAAACTTGACATCAGCGGGTAATAGAAAGTAAAAATAAATAAAAGCAATAATAAAAATAAGGCTTTATGTTGGATTCGCGATCGAGGCTAGGCAAGTATGGCATTGAGAAGTTGCTAGCCCTAAAACAATTTTCGCTAAAATACATCCGGTAATATACGGAGTTTATATGATTTTTTCACAATTTAACATCTCAAATGGCAACAGCTATTCTTGACCTGGAAATGTCCAAACTTCCGCCAGAAATTAGGGTTGAGGAGCGTTACAGCAAAGCCTTGGTTTTAATTCGACTGCACGGAAAACCGATCGGCCAAGCTCTATTGTCGCTCGTCGGAGGTCACGCCGACGGCTCCCAATTGCGGGAAACACTGATGAACGCTGCGGGGGAGAACCTTTGGAAAAATTGGCTCTACGATACCCTCGCATGGGACGAACGCGGGCCTGTGCAGGCAATGCCGCTCGCCACAGTAGCGGTTTGCACGCGCGATCGCCCGGAAGATTTGCGGCGCTGTCTAGACGCGCTGATGCAGAACCCAGACGAGGGTCAGGAATACTTAGTAATTGACAATTGTCCCAGCACGGACGCTACCAAGGAAGTGGTCAAAAATTACCCACAAGTCCGCTATGTGCGCGAAGACGTACCAGGCTCCAGCGCTGCCCGTAACCGAGCTTTACGCGAAGCTAAACATGAATTCGTAGCCTTTACAGATGACGATGCTGCCCCCGATCCGAACTGGCTGCGATCGCTCTTGTTGAATTTTAGCGATCCGCGAGTTATGTGCGTCACGGGGCTGGTGATGCCCTTGGAACTGGAAACCGAAGCGCAAGAATGGTTTGAGTGGTACAGCCCGCACGGGCGGGGATTTGAGCGCCGAGTTTTTGATGGGGCACAGTGCAATCCTCTGATTGTGCATCTTGTGGGAGTTTCGGCGAGTATGGCTGTGCGGAAAAGTTTGATCGACTACATTGGCCTGTTTGACGAAGCTTTGGGGGCGGGAACACCCACGGTGGGTGGCGAAGACTGTGAACTCTTTGCCCGCATTTTGCGCGCGGGTTATTGCATTGTCTACGAGCCGAGAGCATTGAGCTGGCACCGCCATCGCCGCACTTGGGAAGAATTGCGAAAAACGCTCCAAGGCTACGGCATCGGAGTCTATGCTTTCTGGACGCGGCTGTTTGTAATCAACAGAGAATTTAGTGTGCCTCTATTAGCTTGGGGATGGCTGCGGTATAAGCAAATTCCCGAATTAATTGCTTCTTTGCGAAAGCAACCGGATGCGGTTCCGAGGGATTTGCTATGGGCTCAATTTCGCGGCTGCTTTAGCGGGCCGATGGCTTATTTTGCTTCTCGGAAGTTGTTACAAAAAATTAAGGGGAGCAATGAATAGGGATTTTTAGATTATTTTTAACGCCAGATGAAGGGAGATGAAATGCAGATGAAGTTAATTGTTGTAATGTAAATATGGAAAATCTAACAGTTAGCATAATTATTCCTAGCCACAACCGAAGTTCTTCGCTGCGGCGGGCTTTGGATGCTTTGCACTTGCAGACTTATCCGCTCGACCTGATCGAGGTTATTGTAGTGGCAGATAGCTGCATTGACGATACTTTGGCAATGCTACAAGACTACAAAGCTCCCTTTAAACTGCAGGCGATCGAGGTAAATTGCCGAAGTGCTTCCATCGCCCGCAATACTGGAGCGGCTTCGGCTACCGGGAAATTGCTGCTGTTTCTCGACGACGATATCGAAGCGCTGCCACCTTTGGTGGAAAGCCATGCGCGGGTTCACCGAGAGCGTCCGGGAGCGGCTGTCATGGGCCCCTATCCGCCTAAGTTGCACGGAGGAACTAGGTTTTTTGACGTGGAAGTGCGCTCGTGGTGGGAAGAGAAGTTTTATCAGATGAGCCAACCTGGTCACCGATTTACTTATCAAGATTTGCTCAGCGGCAACCTTTCTTTGGATGCAGAACTGTTTGGTCGTCTCGATGGGTTTGATTCGGCTTTTGGGAACTGCGGCGGAGAAGATTACGAGTTTGGGGTGCGTTTGCTGAAAGCTGGTGTACCTTTTGCTGTAGCGGGGGATGCTGTGGGCTATCATTACGAACACGAAACTAATAATCTCGATCGCTCTTTTCGCCGCTCTCGTCAGGAAGGGCGCTCGGATGTTTTGATAGGCCGCCGACACCCGGAACTTAGACCGATACTGCAGGTAGCAGCCTACGAAACTGCTTACTCGCTGGTAGATAAAATTGTGGTGGCGGTCACGTTTTTCTGGCCGGCTGCGGTAGATTGGCTAGCCCAGGGACTGAGGGAATCTCTTGATTTACTCGAAAGCTTGCGGATGCGGGGAACTTGGCGGTGGTTGCGGTCAAAATTGCGCGGTTATTGGTATTTGCGGGGTGTCATTGATGAGTTGAAAAGTCGCTCTGCTATTTCTAGTTTTATGCAAGGAGGCCCGGCCCGTGCTCATTTGGGCGGATATGAAATTAACATTGATTTGCAGCAAGGTTGGGAAGCTGCAGAAAGTCTGCTGGATGCGGAACGACCGGCTGGGGTTTACCTGTATTATGACCAACTGACAGTCGGTCATATTATTCCGCAAGCGGGCGCGGAACCGCTGCGGGGCGCTCACTTGCGATCTATTCTGGCGCTTCACTTTGCTCAACCGCTGGCTGGGGCGATCGCGGTTAACGGTTTGCCCCGCACTGCTGAAACGCTTGAAGACAAACCTTTAGTTGCTTTTGAAACTTACGAGTTAGCAATTAAGAGCTAAGTAAATAGGTACAAATAAAGATTACATGATTCGGGCAGGTGAGTGCCTTCATCTTCTCGCTTATATCTGGTTATGCTTAGCTAAACTAGCCCCTAGAAGATTTTTTTTTTCGTTCTTTTTTTCGTTCATATCTACTGAATTCGGGGAAGTTAAACCAAAAACTCAAACCTCCAACGTTGGGAAATTGGAAAGTTGCAACCCCAAAGTTAAAAGTCCCAAGTCAAAACTTTTCTATCTAGTGCCCGCTGCAAAATTTTCAGGAGCAAGTTATGGCAATAAAAGTGATGGAGATTGAGTTTACCGAACAGATTAATCCGATTAGGCAACTCGAACAATACGAAGGAGTTCGCATTTTAGTTCGCTACCGGGGACGCCTTCTGGGCTGGGCTTATGTTAGCAACAATCCCTGGGAACAAACAATTTCCGCTGAGCGAGTGCGACAAACAATTGTGGATCAGTTAGGAAAAGAGTTGGTGCGATCGACTTTAGGAGAGCAGTTCGGCGCTGTTTCTGAAGCAGTGGCGGATCGCCACCTGCCGTCAATTAGCGTTGTCATCTGCACGCGCGATCGCACAGATTTGCTCAAAGGCGCTCTGGAAGCTCTGCTCGCACTAGACTATCCCCACCGCGAAATTATCGTTATAGACAACGCTCCTGCAAACAGCAGCACCGCTGAATTAGTTGCGCGATTGCCGGTACGCTACGTCAAGGAAGAACGGCCAGGATTGGACTGGGCGCGCAATCGCGGGATCGCCGAAGCGCGGCATGAGATTATTGCTTTTACTGACGACGACGTGCGGCCCGATCGCGGTTGGCTGCGGGCGATCGCTTCGGCTTTTGCTGACCCGGACATTATGGCAGTTAGCGGTTTAGTGGCGGCAGCCGAACTGGAAACCTTGTCACAACAGCAATTTGAACTGATATATGGCGGAATGCTGCAACACCTCGACCGCCACAAAACCGACGGTAGCAAGCTTTCTGTGTGGGAGTTGCTGTGGGCGAGCAAATACGGCGTGGGGGCGAATATGGCTTTCCGGCGGCAAGTTTTCGAGGCTGTGGGCAATTTTGACGTTGCTCTCGATGTGGGGACTGCGACTCGCGGTGGTGGGGATATTGAGATGTTTCATCGGATTTTGGCTAAGGGATACTCGACTTTTTATGAGCCGAGAGCTTTTGTGTGGCACTTGCACCGGCGCAGCGCCGATGCTTTGAGCCGGCAGTTGCAGGATAACGGGCGCAGTTTTGGGGCTTATTTACTGACGTGCGCTCGCAACCGCACTGTGCCGCGCTGGGAAATTTTGAAATTTGCTATGTTTAATTGGTTCGGTTGGTGGCTGGTGCGCCGCTTGGGGGCTCCGGGTTTGCTGCCGCGCAAGTTGGTAGTCAGCGAGTTGCTAGGAGCTCTCGACAGTCCTTTTGCTTACAGAAAAGCGCAGTTGCAGGCGCAGCAGTTAGGTGAGATTGAGCCGGAAGAGCAGCTACAGTCTGAACCGCAGGAAGTTGCTGGAGGTGTGCGATGAGAAGTGTTCCAAAACTGATTGACAGGCGCAAAATCGCTCATTTCTTCGATTTGCTGCAGGTGTTGGTCGATCGCGATATGAAATTACTTTACAAGCGATCGGCTTTGGGAATTGCTTGGACTTTAATCAATCCGCTGTTGCAGTTAGCTGTATTTTCCTTTGTGTTTCGGTCTGTTGTACCGATTAACGTTCCGAAATTTTCTTCCTTTGCTTTCAGCGGTTTGTTAATCTGGAGTTGGTCTCAAACCGCATTATTTCAAGCAACTGGATTAATTACCAACAATAAAGCGCTAATCAGACAGCCTAATTTTCCCACGGCAATTTTGCCGGTAGTTACGACTATGACGGGACTAATTCACTTTCTGTTAGCTTTGCCGGTGTTAATTATCTTTCTGGCAATTGATGGCGTTCAGCCGAGTGCAGTGCTGTTTGTGTTGCCGCTGCTGATGGCTATTCAGTTTATTTTGACAGTCAGTTTGGCTTATCCCCTCGCCGCTTTGAATGTCACTTTTCGCGATACTCAGCACACTTTGGGCGTAGTTTTGCAGATGCTGTTTTACCTGACTCCGATTTTCTACGACCTCAACAGCGTCCCCAAAGAATTTCAGCCTCTTTATCAATTAAATCCAATGGTGCCACTGCTTGGAGCCTACCGCGCCATACTGCTCAAGGGTACGCAGCCGGATTGGGTGGCACTGTTAATTGTTAGCTTGGTTGTGGCTGCTCTTTTGCCGATCGGACTGGGAATTTTTAGACGGCAAAGCAATACTTTTGTGGAGGAATTGTAAATGCGTCAAGCTATTGTTGTCAAGGGTTTGGGGAAACGTTTCAACCGCTACTCTGCCGATCGACCTTATACGATTATGCAGGCCGCTTTGGCGGGTTTTCGGCAGATGAAACCGCAGGCGCGTTTTTGGGCACTGCGGGATATCAATTTCAGTGTTGCTCCCGGGGAAATGCTGGGAATTCTCGGCAAGAATGGCGCGGGAAAATCGACGCTGCTGCAACTTGTTGGCGGTATCGGCCACGCTCAAGAAGGAACTATTGAAGTTAATGGCAGAATTGGCGGTTTGTTGGATTTGGGTGCGGGTTTTCACTCGGATTTAACGGGCAGAGAAAATGTGTTTGTGGGTGCGGTGGTGGCCGGTTTGACTCGTCGGGAAGCGGCGCGCCGGTTTGATGATATTGTTGAATTTGCAGAATTGCAACAGTTTATTGATAGTCCGATGCGGACTTACAGTACGGGGATGCAAATGCGGCTGGCTTTTTCGGTGGCGGTGCACACTGATCCAGAAGTCCTGTTAGTTGATGAACATTTGTCAGTTGGTGATGTGGCTTTTCAAACTAAATGTTTGAACAGAATATCGGAGTTTAAGGCTCAAGGATGTGCGATTGTTTTGATTTCTCACAACGCGACGCAAATTCATAAACTGTGCGATCGGGCTTTGTGGCTGAAATCAGGTGAAATCGTGGCTTACGGGGAACCAGAAGTGGTAGTCGGTCAGTATTTGTCGGAAATGCGCCCACCAACCGAAAAACGCACTCCCATGCTTCCCCCTGAAGTGACGAGTACGGGTTCGCAACTGCGAATCAATGACAATCGTTTCGGTTCTTTGGAAGTAGAAATTACAGATGTTAAAGTGTTGCCGGATGATGAGATAAACAGTGGTGAGCCTATTACTGTGGAAATTCATTATTCTGTACCGAAGCCAATTTCGGCTGCTATTTTTGGCGTGACAATCAGCCGGGAAGACGGTCAAATTTGTTTTGAGACTAATACTAATCAAATGGGCAGATTGCTGCCGCTGGCGGAAGGTAAAGGCACAATCCGCCTGCACGTAGACAGGCTGGATTTAGGCAACGGTCAGTATTACGTGAATGCTGGGGTTTACGAGAAGAGTTTGGCTTACGCCTACGATTATCATTGGCACACTTATCCGCTGTACGTGCGATCGACTGTAAACCAAAAAACGATTCTTTGTCCGCCCTACCGCTGGGAATTTGATGGCAAAATGCAGGTTGCGGATTTACCAGAACCAGCCTATAAAGTTCACGCCTTGAATAAGGATAATCCTGCCTATGCCCAGATTTCGACTCAGTTAAAAAATAAGCAGGAACCTGACTTTTTAATTATTGGCGCTCAAAAGTGCGGCACGGAACCTCTATCCGCCTATCTGGCAAATCACTTGCAAATTATCAAAGATGGTTCCCGCAACATTCACTTTTTTGATTTGAATTTTGAGCGGGGCGTTGATTGGTACAGCAAGCAGTTGACGCGCAGTGTGGCGGATGAGAAGGTGTTGCTGTGGGAAATGACTCCTTACTATATTTATCATCCGTTGGTGGCAGAGCGGGTTTACAAGTGTTTTCCGGATGTTAAGCTAATTGTAATGCTGCGAAACCCGGTCAAACGAGCTTGGCTGCACTATCATTTAGAAGTGGCGAGCGGCTGCGAAAAGCTGGATTTTGAAAAGGCGATCGCTTCCGAACCAGATCGCCTAAAAGGTGAAATTGAAAAGATCAAAGCTGATCAAAGTTATTACAGTTTCAACCACCAACATTATTCTTATTTGTCACGAGGAATTTATGTTGAACAAATCAGGAATTGGCTCGATTATTTTCCGAGGGAACAGTTGCTAATTCTCAAAAGCGAAGATTCTGAGGCAAATGCCGACAAAGTTTTTTCTGAAGTGTTAGATTTCTTGGGTATTAGTGCGATCGCAAGTAAAGAATATGAGATGAATACGGTCGAGGAGTATAGCAAAATACCAGCAG includes:
- a CDS encoding glycosyltransferase translates to MATAILDLEMSKLPPEIRVEERYSKALVLIRLHGKPIGQALLSLVGGHADGSQLRETLMNAAGENLWKNWLYDTLAWDERGPVQAMPLATVAVCTRDRPEDLRRCLDALMQNPDEGQEYLVIDNCPSTDATKEVVKNYPQVRYVREDVPGSSAARNRALREAKHEFVAFTDDDAAPDPNWLRSLLLNFSDPRVMCVTGLVMPLELETEAQEWFEWYSPHGRGFERRVFDGAQCNPLIVHLVGVSASMAVRKSLIDYIGLFDEALGAGTPTVGGEDCELFARILRAGYCIVYEPRALSWHRHRRTWEELRKTLQGYGIGVYAFWTRLFVINREFSVPLLAWGWLRYKQIPELIASLRKQPDAVPRDLLWAQFRGCFSGPMAYFASRKLLQKIKGSNE
- a CDS encoding glycosyltransferase family 2 protein, with product MENLTVSIIIPSHNRSSSLRRALDALHLQTYPLDLIEVIVVADSCIDDTLAMLQDYKAPFKLQAIEVNCRSASIARNTGAASATGKLLLFLDDDIEALPPLVESHARVHRERPGAAVMGPYPPKLHGGTRFFDVEVRSWWEEKFYQMSQPGHRFTYQDLLSGNLSLDAELFGRLDGFDSAFGNCGGEDYEFGVRLLKAGVPFAVAGDAVGYHYEHETNNLDRSFRRSRQEGRSDVLIGRRHPELRPILQVAAYETAYSLVDKIVVAVTFFWPAAVDWLAQGLRESLDLLESLRMRGTWRWLRSKLRGYWYLRGVIDELKSRSAISSFMQGGPARAHLGGYEINIDLQQGWEAAESLLDAERPAGVYLYYDQLTVGHIIPQAGAEPLRGAHLRSILALHFAQPLAGAIAVNGLPRTAETLEDKPLVAFETYELAIKS
- a CDS encoding glycosyltransferase translates to MAIKVMEIEFTEQINPIRQLEQYEGVRILVRYRGRLLGWAYVSNNPWEQTISAERVRQTIVDQLGKELVRSTLGEQFGAVSEAVADRHLPSISVVICTRDRTDLLKGALEALLALDYPHREIIVIDNAPANSSTAELVARLPVRYVKEERPGLDWARNRGIAEARHEIIAFTDDDVRPDRGWLRAIASAFADPDIMAVSGLVAAAELETLSQQQFELIYGGMLQHLDRHKTDGSKLSVWELLWASKYGVGANMAFRRQVFEAVGNFDVALDVGTATRGGGDIEMFHRILAKGYSTFYEPRAFVWHLHRRSADALSRQLQDNGRSFGAYLLTCARNRTVPRWEILKFAMFNWFGWWLVRRLGAPGLLPRKLVVSELLGALDSPFAYRKAQLQAQQLGEIEPEEQLQSEPQEVAGGVR
- a CDS encoding ABC transporter permease, with protein sequence MRSVPKLIDRRKIAHFFDLLQVLVDRDMKLLYKRSALGIAWTLINPLLQLAVFSFVFRSVVPINVPKFSSFAFSGLLIWSWSQTALFQATGLITNNKALIRQPNFPTAILPVVTTMTGLIHFLLALPVLIIFLAIDGVQPSAVLFVLPLLMAIQFILTVSLAYPLAALNVTFRDTQHTLGVVLQMLFYLTPIFYDLNSVPKEFQPLYQLNPMVPLLGAYRAILLKGTQPDWVALLIVSLVVAALLPIGLGIFRRQSNTFVEEL
- a CDS encoding ATP-binding cassette domain-containing protein: MRQAIVVKGLGKRFNRYSADRPYTIMQAALAGFRQMKPQARFWALRDINFSVAPGEMLGILGKNGAGKSTLLQLVGGIGHAQEGTIEVNGRIGGLLDLGAGFHSDLTGRENVFVGAVVAGLTRREAARRFDDIVEFAELQQFIDSPMRTYSTGMQMRLAFSVAVHTDPEVLLVDEHLSVGDVAFQTKCLNRISEFKAQGCAIVLISHNATQIHKLCDRALWLKSGEIVAYGEPEVVVGQYLSEMRPPTEKRTPMLPPEVTSTGSQLRINDNRFGSLEVEITDVKVLPDDEINSGEPITVEIHYSVPKPISAAIFGVTISREDGQICFETNTNQMGRLLPLAEGKGTIRLHVDRLDLGNGQYYVNAGVYEKSLAYAYDYHWHTYPLYVRSTVNQKTILCPPYRWEFDGKMQVADLPEPAYKVHALNKDNPAYAQISTQLKNKQEPDFLIIGAQKCGTEPLSAYLANHLQIIKDGSRNIHFFDLNFERGVDWYSKQLTRSVADEKVLLWEMTPYYIYHPLVAERVYKCFPDVKLIVMLRNPVKRAWLHYHLEVASGCEKLDFEKAIASEPDRLKGEIEKIKADQSYYSFNHQHYSYLSRGIYVEQIRNWLDYFPREQLLILKSEDSEANADKVFSEVLDFLGISAIASKEYEMNTVEEYSKIPAAIEQQLTEYFQPYNQELSNLLKQDFTWS